A genomic window from Luteolibacter sp. LG18 includes:
- a CDS encoding type II secretion system protein — protein sequence MRSRRPVRFATSGFTLLELTMVLCILMALTFTGLFFNNKIKDWQLGRTASETLRTVYSAQRMYLADNPTATLASLTNAKLIPYLPNAATTMPTVTSLTGANLTIAVTVSPPKINNGSGGYYDPSASTTDLLWDTGP from the coding sequence ATGAGATCCCGCCGCCCAGTCCGTTTCGCCACCTCCGGCTTCACGCTGCTGGAGTTGACCATGGTGCTTTGCATCCTGATGGCGCTGACCTTCACCGGCCTGTTCTTCAACAACAAGATCAAGGACTGGCAGCTCGGCCGTACGGCTTCCGAAACGCTCCGCACGGTGTATTCCGCCCAGCGCATGTATCTGGCGGACAATCCCACCGCCACGCTCGCCTCGCTGACCAACGCGAAGCTGATCCCCTATCTGCCGAACGCAGCCACAACGATGCCGACGGTCACCTCGTTGACCGGTGCGAACCTGACCATCGCGGTGACGGTTTCGCCTCCGAAGATCAACAACGGTTCGGGCGGCTACTACGATCCTTCCGCAAGCACCACCGACCTGCTCTGGGACACCGGCCCATGA
- a CDS encoding type II secretion system F family protein — translation MSNPAPSATIGKPGAAGKAAPLPPKALSFLSAPAKPKEFTKKELIHMFRGLGSMLRAQINTADALKYYGQGLPNKGMADALFKIREEIGAGVSVHEAFRRSGRFSEMIVGLIQAGADAGQLHQAFGALATRLSSEAHFNKAIKKATVMPSVIIAVLTTAFIVSQCKIVPQVETMLKGVNQKPDGLTAIAFNVSHTTQAVWPFVILGIIGTAITIWQSDKVRNFILGFAMSKWRLLRQMIMSLRQMTFLSTIKLLHSNGINLAKSIRVSANSVKGTPFYRELLEAADKYEGSGVPLSTAFSKYTSVDSQVVHMLSIGEKSASLDGQLQMLCEMYEEDATNCMATFTASISFIVLLIAVGLIAAVFIGTFLPIFLMGPKMMQSGI, via the coding sequence ATGAGTAATCCCGCGCCATCCGCCACCATCGGCAAGCCCGGCGCCGCCGGAAAGGCTGCTCCCCTGCCGCCGAAGGCTCTCTCTTTCCTGAGCGCCCCGGCGAAGCCGAAGGAGTTCACCAAGAAGGAGCTCATCCACATGTTCCGCGGCTTGGGCTCGATGCTCCGTGCCCAGATCAACACGGCGGACGCCTTGAAATACTACGGCCAAGGCCTGCCGAACAAGGGCATGGCGGACGCGCTCTTCAAGATCCGCGAGGAAATCGGGGCTGGCGTGAGCGTCCACGAGGCTTTCCGCCGCAGCGGCCGTTTCAGCGAGATGATCGTGGGTCTGATCCAGGCCGGTGCGGATGCCGGCCAGCTCCACCAGGCCTTCGGCGCACTCGCCACCCGTCTGTCCAGCGAGGCCCATTTCAACAAGGCCATCAAGAAGGCCACCGTGATGCCCTCCGTGATCATCGCGGTGCTCACCACCGCTTTCATCGTCTCCCAGTGCAAGATCGTCCCGCAGGTGGAAACCATGCTCAAGGGCGTGAACCAGAAGCCGGACGGTCTCACCGCCATCGCCTTCAACGTCAGCCACACCACCCAGGCCGTGTGGCCCTTCGTGATCCTCGGCATCATCGGCACGGCCATCACCATCTGGCAATCGGACAAGGTCCGTAACTTCATCCTCGGCTTCGCCATGTCGAAGTGGCGGCTGCTGCGCCAGATGATCATGAGCCTGCGCCAGATGACGTTCCTCTCGACGATCAAGCTGCTGCACTCGAACGGCATCAACCTCGCCAAGTCGATCCGCGTTTCCGCAAACAGCGTGAAGGGCACCCCCTTCTACCGCGAGCTGCTGGAAGCGGCGGACAAGTATGAGGGCTCCGGCGTGCCGCTTTCCACCGCGTTCTCGAAATACACCTCGGTGGATTCCCAGGTGGTGCACATGCTCTCCATCGGTGAAAAGTCCGCTTCGCTCGACGGCCAGCTCCAGATGCTCTGCGAGATGTACGAGGAGGACGCCACGAACTGCATGGCGACCTTCACCGCCTCCATCAGCTTCATCGTGCTGCTCATCGCCGTCGGCCTGATCGCCGCGGTGTTCATCGGCACCTTCCTTCCGATCTTCCTGATGGGTCCGAAGATGATGCAGAGCGGAATCTGA
- a CDS encoding ATPase, T2SS/T4P/T4SS family: MIEFDGISFNESISRRIMAALGIHDPSYADLAHDQVPNRVTRYSFMAAIARINGLPFFPKVAEFCDAALHTYCDPTVMTRGFFTPLCLSPGNRLIVAVANPWSPLAEEYLAPRFPDLEIVKIVTLASEISRAIESVGTNNGPSRSELEAIDVEDMDDGIRDFDVTTDYSEPMAQLVATIMADAVKIRASDIHFKVEKEVFYYTFRVDGDLGDKVEIPMKLKDRLDAFLLNLMKLPTEIRNTTPGISGRFTISYFHRPIDIRYERHRTYRGYHVTMRLLDKSHINVTLGKGTLAFDEETLFELARVMKIPAGIIVMSGPTGSGKSTTLNAILRELNRPEVNILTLENPVEDEVAGITHCDLKSPKEFKPMISSFMRSDPDIILMGEVRDTESAELAIEAAVTGHKVLTTIHTPRASQIIERFEQLGLERWKIAQTLKAACAQRLVKLLCPYCKEPQTGVSELDRRTFSLDDSWADVPVFAAKPGGCSECRNSGYSGRTAILEIIPITPKISDQLSKGEISPYELEIKIQQEGKLPNLRRSGLRLLREGKTDLNAVAKVIDMTYTDE, encoded by the coding sequence ATGATCGAGTTCGACGGCATCTCCTTCAACGAATCGATCAGCCGGCGGATCATGGCCGCACTGGGGATCCACGATCCTTCCTACGCGGATCTGGCGCATGACCAGGTCCCGAACCGCGTCACCCGCTACAGTTTCATGGCGGCGATCGCGCGGATCAACGGCTTGCCGTTTTTCCCGAAGGTGGCGGAGTTCTGCGACGCCGCGCTCCACACCTACTGCGATCCCACGGTGATGACCCGCGGCTTCTTCACGCCGCTTTGCCTTTCCCCCGGGAACCGCCTGATCGTGGCGGTGGCGAACCCCTGGAGCCCGCTGGCGGAGGAATACCTCGCGCCGCGTTTCCCGGACCTTGAGATCGTCAAGATCGTCACGCTGGCCTCCGAGATCAGCCGCGCCATCGAATCGGTGGGGACCAACAACGGTCCGAGCCGCTCCGAGCTGGAGGCGATCGACGTGGAGGACATGGATGACGGCATCCGGGACTTCGACGTCACGACCGACTACTCCGAGCCGATGGCCCAGCTCGTGGCCACCATCATGGCGGACGCGGTGAAGATCCGCGCGTCCGACATCCACTTCAAGGTGGAGAAGGAAGTCTTCTACTACACCTTCCGTGTGGACGGCGACCTCGGCGACAAGGTCGAAATCCCGATGAAGCTGAAGGACCGCCTGGATGCCTTCCTGCTGAACCTGATGAAGCTGCCGACGGAAATCCGGAACACCACGCCGGGCATCTCGGGACGCTTCACCATCTCCTATTTCCACCGCCCGATCGACATCCGCTACGAGCGCCACCGCACCTACCGCGGCTACCACGTGACGATGCGTTTGCTCGACAAGAGCCACATCAACGTGACGCTGGGCAAGGGCACGCTGGCCTTCGACGAGGAGACCCTCTTCGAACTCGCCCGCGTGATGAAGATCCCGGCGGGCATCATCGTCATGTCCGGCCCCACCGGTTCGGGCAAGTCCACCACGCTCAACGCCATCCTCCGCGAGCTCAACCGCCCGGAGGTGAACATCCTCACGCTGGAAAACCCGGTGGAGGACGAGGTGGCCGGCATCACCCACTGCGACTTGAAGAGCCCGAAGGAATTCAAGCCGATGATCAGTTCCTTCATGCGAAGCGACCCGGACATCATCCTCATGGGTGAGGTCCGTGACACGGAGTCCGCCGAGCTCGCCATCGAGGCCGCGGTGACGGGGCACAAGGTGCTCACCACCATCCACACCCCGCGCGCGTCCCAGATCATCGAGCGATTCGAGCAGCTCGGCCTGGAGCGCTGGAAGATCGCGCAGACCCTGAAGGCCGCCTGTGCCCAGCGTCTCGTGAAGCTGCTCTGCCCCTACTGCAAGGAACCACAGACGGGTGTCAGCGAATTGGACCGCCGCACCTTCAGCCTGGATGATTCGTGGGCGGATGTTCCCGTTTTCGCCGCAAAGCCCGGTGGATGCTCCGAATGCCGGAACTCGGGCTACAGCGGCCGCACGGCGATCCTTGAGATCATCCCGATCACCCCGAAGATCTCCGACCAGCTCTCGAAGGGCGAAATCTCCCCCTACGAGCTGGAAATCAAGATCCAGCAGGAGGGCAAGCTGCCGAACCTGCGCCGCAGCGGCCTGCGCCTGCTGCGGGAGGGAAAAACCGACCTCAACGCCGTGGCGAAGGTCATCGACATGACTTACACCGATGAGTAA
- a CDS encoding secretin N-terminal domain-containing protein — protein MKPNRFSLVALAAAMCTAGLHAQTGGDPLIEQVPPVDNGVPPNFSAPPTARTIPGEGPPSAVPGTAPDIAPTAPADPNAPAAPAAGNNSFGPLEQQKKDMEQAEEGYLIKEANLNDIFQFLAKKAGRQYFHNAKIASPEYRVTGHLNDGNPLQQMEELSFMYGLTLYTKGNTVYALTQAQLAQLPSAEFEYQLRYLRPTDLDQIKALIKPMLSPSGVVEFEPKTNTVVIIDNAQKIEAARGLLHKIDQPRGQIVVETKILRVNSTAAKREGVDWNGSLGSAGTKLEFAKSLNAIFGIPADFGDGDVTSHTGVAETIGNTSLVLSPVQLSGVLRALAEGGLASQVSNPTLITEDNEQATISIIDRVPIVTATQSVGAGSGGTTATEEVRYKIDQGDSTIDKDPEHHREIGISIVVTPTLLPDGTVRMKLRPRSAQITEQIKSALSGNVYPRVTESMVESLARVPDGNSLVVGGFYGESKSDKKNKVPLLGDVPVINFFFKSKEQSKEQTSLVFIVTPTSYNPRARSATNSTNAALKRKLALTPDHDWVDELNPGPAHEPNLCRGIRGLEPYQAPLYPREIEEQSVLCPPAQAPAPAPRVTESKGGTTSTSNTSDSATRFSRARR, from the coding sequence ATGAAACCGAACCGCTTTTCCCTCGTCGCGCTCGCCGCCGCCATGTGCACGGCCGGGCTGCACGCCCAGACCGGTGGCGACCCGCTCATTGAGCAGGTGCCTCCCGTGGACAACGGAGTGCCGCCGAATTTCTCCGCGCCGCCGACCGCCCGCACCATCCCGGGCGAGGGACCACCCTCCGCCGTGCCAGGTACCGCACCGGACATCGCGCCGACCGCTCCCGCCGATCCGAATGCCCCGGCCGCCCCCGCCGCCGGCAACAACAGCTTCGGTCCGCTGGAACAGCAGAAGAAGGACATGGAGCAGGCCGAGGAGGGCTACCTGATCAAGGAAGCGAACCTCAACGACATCTTCCAGTTCCTCGCCAAAAAGGCCGGACGCCAGTATTTCCACAACGCCAAGATCGCCTCGCCCGAATACCGCGTGACGGGCCATCTCAATGACGGCAACCCGCTCCAGCAGATGGAGGAGCTGTCGTTCATGTACGGCCTCACCCTCTACACGAAGGGCAACACCGTCTATGCGCTGACCCAGGCCCAGCTCGCCCAACTTCCGAGCGCCGAGTTCGAGTATCAGCTCCGCTATCTCCGCCCGACCGATCTCGACCAGATCAAGGCGCTGATCAAACCGATGCTCAGTCCGTCCGGCGTCGTCGAGTTCGAGCCGAAGACCAACACCGTGGTCATCATCGACAACGCGCAGAAGATCGAGGCTGCCCGCGGCCTGCTTCACAAGATCGACCAGCCGCGCGGCCAGATCGTGGTGGAAACCAAGATCCTCCGGGTCAACAGCACCGCCGCCAAGCGTGAAGGCGTGGATTGGAATGGTTCACTCGGCTCCGCCGGTACCAAGCTGGAATTCGCCAAGAGCCTGAACGCGATCTTCGGCATCCCTGCCGATTTCGGCGATGGCGACGTCACATCCCACACCGGAGTGGCCGAAACCATCGGCAACACTTCTCTGGTTCTCAGCCCGGTGCAGCTCAGCGGCGTGCTCCGCGCGCTCGCGGAGGGCGGCCTGGCTTCCCAGGTTTCCAACCCGACCCTCATCACCGAGGACAACGAGCAGGCCACGATTTCCATCATCGACCGCGTGCCGATCGTGACGGCGACCCAGAGCGTCGGCGCCGGGTCCGGCGGCACCACCGCCACGGAAGAAGTCCGCTACAAGATCGACCAGGGTGACTCCACCATCGACAAGGACCCCGAGCACCACCGCGAAATCGGTATCTCGATCGTGGTCACCCCCACCCTGCTTCCGGATGGCACGGTCCGCATGAAACTGCGCCCGCGTTCCGCCCAGATCACCGAGCAGATCAAGAGCGCCCTTTCCGGAAACGTCTATCCGCGTGTGACCGAGTCCATGGTCGAATCGCTGGCCCGCGTGCCCGATGGCAACTCGCTCGTCGTCGGCGGCTTCTACGGCGAAAGCAAGTCGGACAAGAAGAACAAGGTGCCGCTTCTCGGCGACGTGCCGGTGATCAACTTCTTCTTCAAGAGCAAGGAGCAGTCCAAGGAACAGACCAGCCTGGTCTTCATCGTCACCCCGACCTCCTACAACCCGCGCGCCCGCTCCGCGACCAACAGCACTAACGCGGCCCTCAAGCGCAAGCTGGCCCTCACCCCGGATCACGATTGGGTCGATGAGCTCAACCCGGGTCCGGCCCACGAGCCGAACCTGTGCCGCGGCATCCGCGGGCTGGAGCCCTACCAGGCCCCACTCTATCCCCGCGAAATCGAGGAGCAGAGCGTCCTCTGCCCGCCTGCCCAGGCTCCCGCACCGGCTCCCCGTGTGACGGAGTCCAAAGGCGGCACGACCAGCACTTCCAACACCAGCGACTCCGCCACCCGTTTCAGCCGCGCACGTCGCTGA